The genomic segment cactcgttggctggccctcgcttcatactcgtcgccaaacccactggcttcaggtcatctacaagaccctgctaggtaaagtccccccttatctcagctcgctggtcaccgtagcagcacccacttgtagcacgcgctccagcaggtatatctctggtcacccccaaaaccaattcttcctttggccgcctctccttacagttctctgctgccaatgactggaacgaactacaaaaatctctgaaactggaaacacttgtctccctcactagctttaagcaccagctgtcagagcagctcacagattactgcacctgtacatagcccatctataatttatcccaaacagctacctcatccccaactgtatttattttgctcctttgcaccccaatatttatctctctactttgcacattcttccactgcaaatctaccattccagtgttttacttgctatattgtatttactccaccaccatggccttttttttgcctttacctcctttatctcacctcatttgctcacattgtatatagacttatttttctactgtattattgactgtatgtttgttttactccatgtgtaactctgagttgttgtatgtgtcgaactgctttgctttatactgatcaggttgcaattgtaaatgagaacttgttctcaacttgcctacctggttaaataaaggtgaaataaaaaatattccagatTGTATACCTATAAGTGGATAATTGTGTTTGTAAATGAGGTTCCAAGTTAGAAGTACTTGTTTATGAAAGTTAGCAAGCTTAATAGGGATGTTACCCATATCAAATTCCTGGGACCTCAGTCTATTCAGAATCTATTTCAGGATCTTATGACCTCACCACTAGTTTCCATTACCCACTAGACAAGAGGGTGTTGAAATCGAGGAAACCTGAAAGTGTCCTGAATTCTAGTAGTTGCACAAACAAAGAGATTGCATCACCCAAATAGCCtaaatgcatacatttttttacatcattAACACATCATATTTAATGGGTGATTTTTCTTTTGAAAGGGGAAGTGTATTTCAAATGGACCAAGAAAACGGTCCTTACTTTGATGTGCATAGGACTTCAGTAACTGGAAACAGATTTGTCTATCCTTCTTTCCAACACTGCCATATTAGTtgttattttttgtgtgtttttattgatTTTATTGAATTTTCTGTCATTCTTGGATGAGGCATTTGTATGTTGTAATTTGAGTCATTCTGACCCATTTATTCATAATCACCAAATACCTTTATTGCAATAGAAGGCTCTGCCCATTACCTACATCACATACCCCTTCTGTAGTCATATTGGTAAGTTCATCAAGTGACAATGAAACAAATGACCTAGAAGGCATTTTTTTGGGAACCAGAACGCAAAAATATTAGATAAATCAGTAGGGTCCCAGAAATTCTGTTAATCCTTCTATATGGTATTTAATTTCCCTCTTGGTCAGTGAAGTAGCCTAGGCCTATGTTTTGGAGTCAGCAGATATTATACATTCACATTAAAAAaactcctgtaggttttcatccAATTTGTTGCACCAGTGAGCCTTTGCAAGAATGTGGGAATTGGCCGGCGTTAGCCATTAAGAATCAGTGGGTGCAAATCTATTAACATTCAGACTGTGTTGCAGTGATGAGACCAACTCTGTGCCAGTAGCAATCTCAAGAGGTATGTACTCTGAAAACTCTTCTATTTCCAAACCAAGAGAGGAAGATAGAAACTGAATGTGACCAAATGTTATGGTTGACTCACAAAATCTACAAAACAACCTCTCATGCCAATGCTAGTCCTAATGTATTCATGTATTCATTTGCATTGTTTTTTGAAGGGTCTTGGGTGGCAATGCTTCCTCCATTCACATACATCCTGTCCCTTTCAGAATATAATGCTGAGTGTGGGGAGGCCCAAGTCGATGTGTCATGGTTCTATGCCAGATGACACTTCAGAGGAGCTTGAATGGAGGGGAAGTTGAGGATTGACAGGAATTGAAAATAAGGATATATGCTGGTGGGGACATCTATTCATGAATCGTGTGTAGACTGAATAGCGTACACTAGGCTAATCACCAAGTAGGCCCCTATACCTATAAATGTTGATTTGAAGCACAAATTGCCTGAATCACAGCACATTTAAAAacaatacatcaaatcaaatgttattggtcacatacacatggttagcagatgttaatgtgagtgtggcgaaatgcttgtgcttctagttctgaccatgcagtaatataacaatttcacaacaactacctaatacacacaagtgtaaaggaatggataagaatatgtacatataaatatatggatgagcaatggccgtgcggcataggtaagatgcagtagatggtatagagtacagtatatacatatgagatgagggtatgtaaacattatacaaagtggcattgtttaaagtgactagtgatacatttattacatccaattttttattattaaagaggCTAGaaatttgagtcagtatgttggcagcagccactcaatgttagtgatggctgtttaacagtctgatggccttgagatagaagctgtttttcagtctctcggtctcagctttgatgcacctgtactcacctcgccttctggatgatagcgaggtgaacaggcagttgctcggggggttgttgtccttgatgatctttttggccttcctgtgacatcgggtggtgtcggtgtcttggagggcaggtagtttgtccctggtgatgcgttgtgagaactcactaccttctggagagccttgcggttgtgggcggagcagttgccgtaccaggcggtgatacagcccgacaggatgctctcgattgtgcatctgtaaaagtttgtgagtgtttttggtgacaagccaaatttctttgtTTAAACCAAATGTCTTTGTTTAAAGGTGAACCATCAAGGTCCTCCTATTATTTGGACATAATGATATCCTCCTATGTGGTCATTTGGACATGATTGGATGTAGGTAGGCTAAGAACATGTTTTTACCTCCACTCATCATCAGTGGGGTTTTTCCAGGCAATTAGGGGTAAGCCTACTAATTATCCAACACATTGTGTCATTTCAGATTGGCATCTACTTCATATAGGCAGTAATAGTGCTATAATTTTTTTCAGGTAACTCACAATGTCTTTTTTTTACcatcactagctaggtttccatccaattggtgacagattttcatgcacaTATTTGAAAATCCGCATTAAGAATATATGCGCATTTTCcccaccagtggtgtttccaccaaactgagtTGCTTCAGATAAAAATCTGTGTGATGAAGTAGGGCAAACATAATTTACTTTTTTGCGTTTAAATGTTCATGTCCCGAATAAAAATCTAATGTTCaatgtttccatcacattttcaactctaccgatagtTTTGTCAGAAAAACTGTTGCCTTAAAATATTAGGCTGCATGTGCCTAACCTGGTTTTGGCACACgccctctagccaacagctcgcagatactgtgtgtgggTAGGTTAGTCTATGATTAGATTCTTACGGATATAatattttttacaatatatattataatattttgtatttgtgAAACTTCAGTCAAGCATTAGCCTGTgctggtaggctagtctacatgatgaatTTTTATGCCAAGTCATACCATATTTTAAAAAtcatgacagctgtgatggaaacaggaagtttcggtaCAATATTATAAATGCGTACATCAATTTTTGCTCGACCTGGTGCTATCTTTTTGTGTCATTAAAATGAATTATGCCAGAAATGAgggtggaaacgcctttatgagcaaacattgatataataaccatcatatccaattaaacttggagtcacgcaatTATATGGTGTATGGTCTCACTAtggctatttttttattttacctttatttaaccaggtaggccagttgagaacaagttctcatttacaactgcgacctgacaaagacaaagcaaagcagtgggacacaaacaacaacactgagttacacatggaataaacatacatacagtcaataacacaatagaaaagtatatatacagtgtgtgcaaatgaggtaagttaaggaaggtaaggcaataaataggccatagtggcaaaataattacaatttagcaattaaacactggagtgatagatatgcagaagatgaatgtgcaagtagagatactggggtgcaaaggagcaacaacaaaaaaataacagtatggggatgaggtagctggatgagctatttacagatgggctacgtACAGTTGCAGTGATCTGtgggctgctctgacagctgatgcttaaagttagagagggagatattagtctccagcttcagtgatttttgcaattcgttccagtcattggcagcagagaactggaaggaaaggcggccaaaggaggaattggctttgggggtgaccagtgaaatatacctgctggaccacgtgctacgggtgggtgctgctatggtgagcagtgagctgagataaggcggggctttacctagcaaagacttatagatgacctagagccagtgggtttggcgacgaatatgaagcgagggccagccaacgaaagtgtacaggtcgcagtggtgggtagtatatggggctttggtagtatatggggctttgctTTTTGAACGACTCTTTTTACTGACTCGATAGTCACGATATGTCTTTCTGATTGACTCGTTAATGTTAGTCGTTCGTTTGCCATGATAGTGCTGGCCGCAGTGAGTCCTAGGCCTACAGCAGGATTAATACACGCTCCTCCGGCTCAGTGGCTCTAGAGACGTGCTCCGACCACCAACTGTGTGTCATATGCGCGCAGGGAAATATATCATGTGCAAAGAGAAGAAAAACACATGTTTAGAACTGAGGATTGGCAAAAAGTTAGGCAATTAATTGTTTGGATGTTATTATTTACACATCTTTGTAAAACCAAAACATACACAGCCTGTATGTCAacgtcatactttcaaaatcttagctagcagtcatcatcatgaatcaagtcaacaatcaaGTTGCCTGGATTTAAGGTGTCCTATTTATATCAGTACACCCATAACTGAAACCTTATGACActtctatttgatcaaataaaaacCTATGTGAGAAATGTTGGTGGAAACGCTTTGGAGTCACGTGATAACATGTTGCGCGGTATTCCCACGACGACTCATCAgtaaagcatgcagtttattaggctacatacgaactaaatgatgatgaacttcacatggtggtgaaagtgcaaggtgatgaggtTGATggtcctttccaataaatatcgagggtcttattctggtgacatgataatcGATGTTTGGTTGCCATTTGACAAAATAAtctctcttttgtccataataatctcatcatgaaGGCTATACACGCAATATTGGCAAGAATTTAACTGCCAATACCGGAGGTGGCACACTCGCTATATAAACCCAACATTTTTTGTGAGATAgatttgaaaatgcgatggaatcTAATTTTATATTTAGAACATCCGAATTCACCCGCAAAATATAGTTTAATGTGCCCTACTTCCTCACGCACATACTTGTATCCACATGTTTGATGGGGAAATGCGCATATGATTTTTAtgcggattttagaatattcgcatgaaaatctgtcgccaattggatggaaaccacTATTGACCTCCAAACAAAACTCTTTGCTTGGTGGGCGAAACAACGGAAAAACGCTACCTGCTGGAGGAAGAAAGATTTCCCGTCGAGTTGggcctctgtcttcctcttctgtAGAGCTCGCGCGAGGTGTCAGTGACGTGAAAATATACTTGGTTGCCACAATCATATACACTccacctatttctacaatttattttcttaacATATGATTTTAAACACAATCGTGAAGACTAaaaagcaaatgtttgtttttatttaaataaataaaatattagcccctttgactttgtggctgtgctagctAGTAGAACTCGAAAGACTGGGAGCGCACAGACCCGCCCTCTAGCCGCCATTTTTCGGTCTCGGACTCCATCAGGCAGGAGGAGTGGAGCCGAGTATAAAGAAGGGAAAGACAATTATAGAGGGACCCTATTATTAAACTTTCCAGAGGATACAAATATACGCAACAAACTCTACATTTTTGTTGCTAAAAATGCATGCATTGGAGCGGAGTCACTATTTAGTAAATTAATTTTGTGTGAAGACGTGTTGCAGGCCGCCATTTTTGTTACTGCCTCAAAAGTCTGTCGGGACTCCAGAATaggatttttaaaatatatttccgCGAATCGTGCCAATGTTCGACCAAGAAATTCAACAATTACAATTTAGGCTCCAGCGCGCAGctatttgcaacattgtttcgaTATGGAGATTCGTTTAATCTAGTAGTGAGGCGACCTTTTCTGTTCTCATTTAGACAGTGACTGGATATATATTGTTTCATGACATAGATACGATTATATTTTTTTCGGAAGAGGGAACGAAAAGGGGAACCTTGATTGATCATTGTTGCAGCCAGGCATTCTAAATGTGTGTCACTTCTCGTAGTTTGACACCGAGATCTGGCATTTATCATTGACAATAAACGTAGAAACATTATGCTTCGAAGTTGGCTCAAGCTAGTCACAGCCTGTCTCTGAAACGCCAGGTAACGTTTCTATTGGATGTAGCTAGTTGAAACCTGCAGCCTTCGGCTAGAAATTGATTCAAGACGAGTATAGGGCCACGGCTTGCCCTGCCCTGGATCTTCAACCTTTAGTTGTGAAAATCTGTTTCGCATCGTTATCGATCTAGCTTATTTAGGTAACTAgtgtattttaatttatttattgtttaaacTAATATATTTGTTATTTCTATTTTGAGTTAATTTAATTTAGATCAAATATGTCATCTGCACGGTTTGATTCATCGGACCGGTCCAGTTGGTATTTTGGGCCGGTGTCGAGACAGGAGGCGCAGAATAGATTACAAGGACAGAGGCATGGCATGTTTTTGGTTCGGGATTCCTCTACCTGCCCTGGCGACTATGTGCTGTCAGTATCTGAAAACTCCAAAGTGTCCCACTATATCATCAACTCCTTGCCAAGCAAGAGGTTCAAGATCGGTGACCAAGAATTCGAGCACCTCCCAGCTCTTTTGGAATTCTACAAAATCCACTACCTGGATACGACTACACTGATAGAACCTGCCCCCAGGTAAGGAACTGTCATTCACAGGCTGCACCTGCGACCACAAACCACTCAAAGGAATGCAGTTAAATGCAATTAGGACTTAGGTTTGCAAGATATTTAGAATTCCAATTATTTGACACATTTCCTGATATGTGATTGACCTATTAGAAACCGATTCTGATGGTTGTACCACATTTCAATCACAAACTATAGGCTACTAGGCTTATACTTAATGAATAAGTGACCTGATTGACCTCTCTTGTAATGACAAGTGTAACAAGGAATTGTGTAGTTCCTTCCAGTGCTTCTGCCAGTTTGAGTTATTGTTGCTGCATAACCATTTGAACCTTGTCTAGTTGTGTGTTCACAAAGAGGGTCACACTTTAAAAACAGTAGTGACTGCTGTTTTGTGAGAGGAATGTATATATTTCCAGCTTGTCAGCTGATGGTTTCAGTAGTTCAGCAGTAAAACTTGTTAATATTATCTTGAAACAGTCTTTTGAAAATCTACATGTTAATCTGTATTTTATGCTCACCCTCCTGCCCAGGTACCCTAACACAGCGATAGGCACCGGACCCATTCAGACGATGGGGGGTCTAGAGGACAACCTGGAGTACGTGCGAACTCTGTACGACTTCACGGGCAGCGACACTGAGGACCTGCCCTTCAAAAAGGGTGAGATCCTGATCATCCTGGAGAAGCCTGAGGAGCAGTGGTGGAGCGCCAAGAGCAAGGAGGGCCGAGTGGGCATGATCCCTGTGCCCTATGTGGAAAAGCTGGTGCGACCCTCCCCTCACCCTGGCCAGCCCCCTCACAGCTCCCGCAACTCCAACAGCTATGGCATCCCAGAGCCGGCCCACGCTTACGCCCAGCCTCAGACGCCCTCGCCCCTGCCTCCTGGCACC from the Oncorhynchus tshawytscha isolate Ot180627B linkage group LG33, Otsh_v2.0, whole genome shotgun sequence genome contains:
- the LOC112230946 gene encoding crk-like protein; its protein translation is MSSARFDSSDRSSWYFGPVSRQEAQNRLQGQRHGMFLVRDSSTCPGDYVLSVSENSKVSHYIINSLPSKRFKIGDQEFEHLPALLEFYKIHYLDTTTLIEPAPRYPNTAIGTGPIQTMGGLEDNLEYVRTLYDFTGSDTEDLPFKKGEILIILEKPEEQWWSAKSKEGRVGMIPVPYVEKLVRPSPHPGQPPHSSRNSNSYGIPEPAHAYAQPQTPSPLPPGTPGAVITPLPSMQNGPVVAKAIQKRVPCAYDKTALALEVGDIVKVTRMNISGQWEGEVNGRRGLFPFTHVKIIDPLNPDECE